Below is a window of Mycolicibacterium rhodesiae NBB3 DNA.
CGCCGGCGTACCGGTCGGTGGTCATCAGGTACTGCCAGTGGTATTCGTAAAATTCGGTGCCTTGCCGCGGGGCGGCGTAACGGCGTGCTTCGTAGGTGTCGGTGACCTCGGCGGGCCGCGGGTGGTGATCCCAGGTCCCGTCGGCCGGATTCAGCGCCGTCCGCACGAAGCCGTCGAACGTCTCCATCGGGCGTTTCTCGCCCATGCCGTGCACGACGAGTACCGCCGTTCGGACATCGTGCTCCGCTGCCATGTCACCTTCTCGAGTGTTGGGCCGCGAGGACAGTGGGCGATCCCGATGAATTCTCAACCACATCTAATGCGCGCGCCTCGGAACTGAGCAGACCGGGCGGTTCGCAGTCCCTTTTATGGGAATTGCATAGACCCCGTCCGTGTGGGCCAAATATCTTTCTGTCTGGGAGCGAAACCGTATACCGGTGGGGCGGGGAGAAAGGGCGGTCCGATGGAGCGTGGCGCCATGACAGCCGAAGGTGTCGTGGGTGACGGCTTCGTGCTCGCCCCCGAGGTCGAAGACGCCCGGATGCACTCGGTTCACCAGCTACACGTGCTGGGCTCGGAGCCCGAGGAGCGGTTTGCCCGCATCACCCGGATGGCGCGACAGGTGTTCGGTGTTCCGATGGCCGCGGTCTCACTGGTCGACCGCGATTGCCAGTGGTTCAAACAGAACGATGGTCTCGACCTGGCAGGCACGGTGCCCCGGGAGCAAACTATCTGTCGGGCGACGATCGCACGCACATATATGAACGTCGATGAACCGGCGCTGATCATCGAGGATGCGCGCGAAGAGCCTGATTTCCGGGATTTGCCCGCCATCAGGGCGGAGGGCGGCGTCCGCTTCTACGCCGGCTACCCGTTGTTCGGTCCCGGTGGTCACGCGGTCGGCACTTTCTGCATCTACGACACCAAACCGCGCTCCCTCGACAGTCGGCAGCTCGAGACGTTTCGCGAGCTGGCCGGTTGGGTCCAGCGGGAGCTGGAGCAGCTCGACGAGATGAGTCGCGCCACGGAGGTGCAAAGCCATCTGCTGCCGCGACCCCTCGGCGAGCTGCCGGGATACACGGTGTGCGCGATGTGCATACCCGCGTTCGCGGTGGGCGGTGACTTCTACGACCACTACGGCTCGGAGCGTGGCGTGATTTTCACGGTCGCCGACGTGATGGGTAAGGGGCTGGGCGCCGCAATCTTGACCGCCAGTGTTCGATCAGCTCTTCGCGCGGCGTCACAAGCGATTGACGAACTGGGTCACGGTGCTGACCTCGCTGACGCGGTCAATGCGGTATCGGCGCAGCTGTCCGATGATCTGGCCAGCACCGAAACCTTCGTCACGCTGTTTCACGCCCGCCTCGATACCGCTACGGGCGCAGTGCGCTACGTTGACGCCGGCCATGGTTTCGCCGTGATCGTGCGGAAAAACGGTGTCGTCGAACCGTTATCGAGCGAGGGTCTACCGCTTGGCGTACTTCCCGAGGAGAAGTGGGTATCGCACGACGTGATGCTCGAGGATGGAGACACGCTCGCCATCGCGTCCGACGGGGTGCTTGATCTGGTCGGTGACGGCATGGACGTGCGCCCGGTGCTGAAGTTCGTGGCTGAACATCCCGACCCTGTGGACCTCTGCCAACAAGCGCGCCTTCTCGCCGAGGCGGGCGCGGCGCTCGACGACGTCACTGTGGTCGCGATCCAGCGGAAGCCCCTCAACTGACCGTCAGTTCGTGGGGTTGCCCTGCGCGTCGCACGGGGTGAGGTGGCCCTCCTCGATGGTCGCGAGTGAACGCGCCATCTCGGTCGGTTTGATGCTGCCGCTCCAGTTGGCATAGGGGTGGTCGAGCGCGAAGACGACCAACAGGCCCGCCGTGACGAGCGCCGCCACCAACCCGATCGGTATCGCCTGGATGACTTTCGGCTCGCGCCGGTCCGCCTGTGCGCACATGTAGGCGAGGATCGCCGTCGCGCCGATGCCCAACACCACCCACATCGGCAGCGGTACCGACGGGGTGGCTTCGGCCAGGCGCGCGCGACGTCCTTCGCGCCGCTGCACCTGCTCGTCGAACCACTGCGCGTAGGCGACTTCCTGTTTCGCGCCGACGGGGTTTGCGGCCGCGAAGTCGTTGGCCATCCTGGTCACCCAGGACTGCGTCACCTGCGACGGGCCGCCCTCCCTCATCGCGGGCCACTCTTGCTGGACGACGGACCGCGCATAGCAATCCAGATCTCCGTGCAGGGGCTCGCCCGAGTCGCCGCCGAGCACCTCGGCGATGACGTGAAGTTCGGCGACCGCGATGGCCTCGCGGCTTGCGCCCTGGCGTGCGTCCTGGTACGTCTGCAGCGAGAACAGGATCACGAACGCGAGCATCACAGCGAACATCGTGCCGAGTACGGCCATATAGGTGTCGGACCGCGACGAGTCGACGAACCAGCCCTTCTCGGGCACGCGGCTTCGTACGAACAACCGGGCCGCGATGGCGACCACGACGGCGACCACAACGATGAGCGGCGTGATCCAGACCAGCACGCCGCACCTTAACCAGCGCGTATGTCGGCCGTCTACAGGTCAAGCCCGAAAGTCGATGACGCGAACCGAATCTGTCGATCTCCGCACGTGCGGAGGCAATACGCGGATGATCTGCTGATAACAGCCGTCTCGGTGAAGGGCACCGCCATGACCATTCGCACTCTCGGAGCCGTCCTCGGTGTGGCCGCGGCGGCCGCGATACCGGTCCCCGTCGCGCAGGCGGATGACGTCGTCGCCTACGAGTTCGGCGACCCGTCGAAGAACATCGCCTGTTCCCTGAAGTACTGGCCGATCGGCACCCGCGGATCCGACCGCGTCCTCAACACCGTGCAGTGCGATATCGCCACGACAACATGGGTGGGCCCGCAGGTGAGCGGAGGTACGTTGCCCTGTGCTGACCCGGCTGGTTACTCGTTCATGCTTCGCGAGACCGGGGTGCCGACGGTTCAGTGCTTCACCGACGGACAGGTGATTCCGACCGTCTACACCGTGCTCGAGTTCGGTCAGTCGAGGACGGCGGGGTCGATCACCTGCACCAGCGCGCCCGCCCCAGCCGGCATAACGTGCATCAATGCCGACAGCGGGAACATGTTCAGTGTCTCGTCGGACGCCTACAGCGCGGCGTGACGCATGAACGGCCCCACCAGGCTGTGGAGCGGGCGACGGGAATCGAACCCGCGTAGCTAGTTTGGAAGACTAGGGCTCTACCATTGAGCTACGCCCGCGTGCGTTTGCACCAGCAGACTGTACCGGTGCCGACGAAATCAACCAATTTAAGGCAGCGCGTGTCCAGGCCGTAGTATCTCGCGTGGTCGTCCTGTGTTTTGGAGCGACCAACGGCGCGGGGTGTAGCGCAGCTTGGTAGCGCATCCGCTTTGGGAGCGGAAGGCCGCAGGTTCAAATCCTGTCACCCCGACTGCACCCGTATCAGAACAAGTCGCAAGGAGCACGAGAGTGAAGAGCACCGTCGAGAAGTTGAGCCCGACCAGGGTTCGCATCAACGTGGAGGTGCCCTTCACTGAACTCGAGCCCGAGTTCGACAAGGCTTTCAAGGCGTTGGCCAGCCAGGTGCGGCTGCCCGGCTTCCGGCCCGGCAAGGCGCCGCGCAAGCTGCTCGAAGCCCGCTTCGGCCGCGAGGCCATGCTGGACCAGGTCGTCAACGAAGCCGTGCCGGGCCGCTACAGCGAGGCGGTCACCACGTCGGATCTGCGTCCGATCGGTCAGCCTGAGATCGAGGTCACCAAGAAGGAGTACGGCGAGGATCTCGAGTTCACCGCCGAGGTCGACGTCCGGCCCGAGCTCGACCTCCCTGAGCTGGACGGGCTGAAGATCACCGTCGACGCCATCGAGGTCGGCGACGAGGAGGTCGACGCCGAGCTGCAGAACCTGCGCGCCCGCTTCGGCACGCTGACCGGTGTGGACCGCCCCGCAGCGGACGGCGACTTCGTCTCCATCGATCTGTCCGCGACCGTCAACGGCGAGGACCTTCCGGAGGCCAAGGCCGAAGGGCTTTCGCACGAGGTCGGTTCGGGGCAGCTGATCGAGGGCCTCGATGAGGCGATCATCGGACTGAAGGAGGGGGAGACCCGCGTCTTCACCACCAAGCTGCTCGCGGGCGGACACGCAGGGGAGGACGCTCAGGTCACCGTCACGGTGAAATCGATCAAGGAGCGCGAACTTCCTGAGCCCGACGACGAATTCGCCCAACTGGCAAGCGAATTCGACACGATCGACGAGCTCAAGAACAGCCTCATCGAGCAGGTGAGCCAAACCAAGCGGGTACAGCAGGCCGAGCTGATCCGGGACAAGGTGCTCGAGACGCTGCTCGAGCAGGTCGACGTGCCGCTGCCCGAGAACATCGTGCAGGCGCAGGTGGACGAGGCGCTGCACAACGCGGTCCACAGCCTGGACCACGACGAGGACAAACTCGCGGAGGCGCTCGAAGCACAGGGCAGCAGCCGGGAGAAGTTCGACGCCGACAACCGCGCCAACGCGGAGAAGGCGGTGCGGACCCAGCTGCTCGTCGACTCGATCGCAGACAAGCTCGACATCCAGGTCGGCCAGAACGACATCACCCAGCGGCTGATCCTGATGTCGCAGCAGTACGGCATGGAGCCGCAGCAGCTGCTGGGCGCCCTGCAGGAGAACAACCAGCTGGCCGCGTTGTTCGCCGATGTGCGCCGTGGACTGGCCGTGGCGCAGGTCGTCGAGAGCGCCACTGTCACCGACTCGAACGGTGAGACGGTGAACACCTCGGAGTTCTTCTCGCGGACGGGTGTAGAAGCCGAGAGCCCCGAAGCGGATGAGGCCTCCGCGGAAGCCTCGGCCGATGAGGAAACCGCCGACGCCAAGTGACGCTGTGAGCGAAAGCGGCCTGTCTAGGGAGTGCACGCTCGCACAGGTTGGTTAGTGTCGGTGGGTGTTAGGACTTGAAAGAAAGCAGGTATCCAGTCGTGACTGACATGCGTGGTGCATCGCCCGGTCTCAACCTCGTCGACTCTGTCTATGAGCGGTTGCTGTCCGAGCGCATCATCTTCCTGGGCTCACAGGTGGACGACGACATCGCCAACAGGCTGTGCGCGCAGATTCTGCTGCTGTCCGCAGAAGACCCCACCAAAGACATTCACCTCTACATCAACTCGCCCGGCGGATCGATCAGCGCGGGCATGGCGATCTACGACACCATGGTGCTGGCACCGTGCGACGTCGCCACCTACGCGATGGGTATGGCGGCATCCATGGGCGAGTTCCTCCTCGCTGCGGGCACCAAGGGCAAGCGCTACGCGCTCCCGCACGCCCGAATTCTCATGCATCAGCCGCTTGGCGGCATCACCGGCGGCGCGGCGGACATCGCGATCCAGGCCGAGCAGTTCGCGGTCATCAAGAAGGAGATGTTCCGGTTGAACGCCGAGTTCACCGGGCAGAGCCTCGAGCGGATCGAGGCAGACTCCGATCGCGACCGCTGGTTCACCGCGCAGGAAGCCCTCGAGTACGGCTTCGTCGACCACATCATCACCAGCGCCAGCGTCAACGGCTCTGGCCCGAGCGCAGGACTAGACAAATGACCGACCAATTGCATCCTCAGGC
It encodes the following:
- a CDS encoding PP2C family protein-serine/threonine phosphatase, encoding MTAEGVVGDGFVLAPEVEDARMHSVHQLHVLGSEPEERFARITRMARQVFGVPMAAVSLVDRDCQWFKQNDGLDLAGTVPREQTICRATIARTYMNVDEPALIIEDAREEPDFRDLPAIRAEGGVRFYAGYPLFGPGGHAVGTFCIYDTKPRSLDSRQLETFRELAGWVQRELEQLDEMSRATEVQSHLLPRPLGELPGYTVCAMCIPAFAVGGDFYDHYGSERGVIFTVADVMGKGLGAAILTASVRSALRAASQAIDELGHGADLADAVNAVSAQLSDDLASTETFVTLFHARLDTATGAVRYVDAGHGFAVIVRKNGVVEPLSSEGLPLGVLPEEKWVSHDVMLEDGDTLAIASDGVLDLVGDGMDVRPVLKFVAEHPDPVDLCQQARLLAEAGAALDDVTVVAIQRKPLN
- a CDS encoding DUF4239 domain-containing protein — translated: MLVWITPLIVVVAVVVAIAARLFVRSRVPEKGWFVDSSRSDTYMAVLGTMFAVMLAFVILFSLQTYQDARQGASREAIAVAELHVIAEVLGGDSGEPLHGDLDCYARSVVQQEWPAMREGGPSQVTQSWVTRMANDFAAANPVGAKQEVAYAQWFDEQVQRREGRRARLAEATPSVPLPMWVVLGIGATAILAYMCAQADRREPKVIQAIPIGLVAALVTAGLLVVFALDHPYANWSGSIKPTEMARSLATIEEGHLTPCDAQGNPTN
- the tig gene encoding trigger factor, with protein sequence MKSTVEKLSPTRVRINVEVPFTELEPEFDKAFKALASQVRLPGFRPGKAPRKLLEARFGREAMLDQVVNEAVPGRYSEAVTTSDLRPIGQPEIEVTKKEYGEDLEFTAEVDVRPELDLPELDGLKITVDAIEVGDEEVDAELQNLRARFGTLTGVDRPAADGDFVSIDLSATVNGEDLPEAKAEGLSHEVGSGQLIEGLDEAIIGLKEGETRVFTTKLLAGGHAGEDAQVTVTVKSIKERELPEPDDEFAQLASEFDTIDELKNSLIEQVSQTKRVQQAELIRDKVLETLLEQVDVPLPENIVQAQVDEALHNAVHSLDHDEDKLAEALEAQGSSREKFDADNRANAEKAVRTQLLVDSIADKLDIQVGQNDITQRLILMSQQYGMEPQQLLGALQENNQLAALFADVRRGLAVAQVVESATVTDSNGETVNTSEFFSRTGVEAESPEADEASAEASADEETADAK
- a CDS encoding ATP-dependent Clp protease proteolytic subunit, coding for MRGASPGLNLVDSVYERLLSERIIFLGSQVDDDIANRLCAQILLLSAEDPTKDIHLYINSPGGSISAGMAIYDTMVLAPCDVATYAMGMAASMGEFLLAAGTKGKRYALPHARILMHQPLGGITGGAADIAIQAEQFAVIKKEMFRLNAEFTGQSLERIEADSDRDRWFTAQEALEYGFVDHIITSASVNGSGPSAGLDK